In one window of Streptomyces sp. NBC_01224 DNA:
- a CDS encoding polysaccharide lyase 6 family protein: MQRRTFLRSTAVAALAAVPLTTSLSGSASAADIPVGSLAELQSAINGAAPGDRIVLADGTYTVPSGGAINVSAKNGTSAAQITIVSKTRGGAVLRGERSFVFSNSSNITISGFAFRQSATMEIPENCSAIRLTRNDFQFADIDGLYWVVVRANDSKIDRNRFHDKTTAGIFIVVDGPGSTAMAQNLHIFRNHFSDHSFTGSNGGEPIRLGVSGRALSSAHAVVEYNLFERCDGDPEAISVKSSDNTVRYNTIRDSRGGIVLRHGNRSTVEGNYVIGGTDGVRLYGNDHLIVNNYLSGLSSRALVIGSGTTRDHNSGETADERRGNDACDRAVIVHNSLLGNSSTLSGETREYEPRDVVIADNLLVGDSGSLVAMGTTTGFTWQSNMVWGAASNGNIPVGGYTRVDPQLRQGSDGVLRLSAGSPAIGAATLGSPAVDDDIDGDSRGSTRDIGADEYSTLPALRHPLTTADVGPNAS; this comes from the coding sequence ATGCAACGACGCACGTTCCTCAGGAGCACCGCGGTGGCAGCACTCGCCGCCGTGCCCCTCACCACCTCGCTGTCGGGGAGCGCATCGGCGGCCGACATACCGGTCGGCTCCCTGGCCGAACTCCAGAGCGCGATCAACGGCGCCGCACCCGGCGACCGGATCGTCCTGGCCGACGGTACCTACACCGTGCCGTCGGGGGGCGCGATCAACGTCTCCGCCAAGAACGGCACCAGCGCCGCGCAGATCACCATCGTCTCGAAAACCCGCGGCGGTGCCGTGCTGCGCGGCGAACGCAGCTTCGTCTTCAGCAATTCGAGCAACATCACCATCAGTGGCTTCGCCTTCCGGCAGAGCGCCACGATGGAGATCCCGGAGAACTGCTCGGCGATCCGGCTGACCCGCAACGACTTCCAGTTCGCGGACATCGACGGCCTGTACTGGGTCGTCGTACGGGCGAACGACTCGAAGATCGACCGGAACCGTTTCCACGACAAGACCACCGCCGGCATCTTCATCGTCGTCGACGGCCCCGGCTCGACCGCCATGGCCCAGAACCTCCACATCTTCAGGAACCACTTCTCCGACCACAGCTTCACCGGGTCCAACGGCGGTGAGCCGATCCGGCTCGGCGTCAGCGGCCGGGCACTGTCCAGCGCCCACGCGGTCGTGGAGTACAACCTGTTCGAGCGCTGCGACGGCGACCCCGAGGCCATCTCGGTGAAGTCCTCGGACAACACCGTCCGTTACAACACCATCCGCGACAGCCGTGGCGGAATCGTGCTGCGCCACGGCAACCGCTCCACGGTGGAGGGCAACTACGTGATCGGCGGCACCGACGGGGTGCGCCTGTACGGTAACGATCACCTGATCGTCAACAACTACCTCAGCGGACTGTCGTCCCGGGCCCTGGTGATCGGCAGTGGCACCACCCGTGACCACAATTCCGGCGAGACGGCGGATGAAAGGAGGGGAAACGATGCGTGCGACCGCGCGGTGATCGTGCACAACTCCCTGCTCGGCAACTCCAGCACGCTCTCGGGCGAGACCCGGGAGTACGAGCCCCGGGACGTTGTCATCGCCGACAACCTGCTCGTCGGCGACTCCGGCAGCCTCGTCGCGATGGGGACGACCACCGGCTTCACCTGGCAGAGCAACATGGTGTGGGGTGCGGCGTCCAACGGCAATATCCCGGTTGGCGGCTACACCCGGGTCGACCCCCAGCTCCGTCAGGGATCCGACGGGGTACTCCGGCTGTCGGCGGGAAGCCCGGCGATCGGCGCGGCCACGCTGGGCAGCCCGGCCGTGGACGATGACATCGACGGCGACTCGCGCGGCAGCACGCGGGACATCGGTGCCGACGAGTACTCGACTCTGCCCGCCCTCCGCCATCCCCTCACGACTGCGGACGTGGGTCCGAACGCATCGTGA
- a CDS encoding carbohydrate ABC transporter permease — protein sequence MSLDQANPAVSSAAGPATRATGRPAGGAAADRRRRNGRAGRWWTPWLFLAPALLLFLYFKFIPMASALTMSFQDVQPYLGNKWVGTENYSTVLHSDGFREAAWHTVVLAAGQTAGSMALGLVLALLMEGQGRRLGFVRSAAFLPVVVPIAVVAELWRIMYHPTGDGMLNSILGLVGLGPSGFINDPDTSMASIMLTGIWRGAPYDMMIFLAGLTSVDRGLYEAAKVDGASRLQRVWHVTVPGLRSVFSILFILAAIRGLRVFTEVFLLTNGGPDGSTEVVMTLIYKLGLEQNRLGVGAAGAVLLFIATLILTVVVHLLRRRESK from the coding sequence ATGAGTCTCGACCAGGCGAATCCGGCCGTCTCCTCGGCGGCCGGCCCCGCCACCCGGGCAACGGGCCGCCCGGCCGGCGGGGCCGCTGCCGACCGCCGCAGGCGCAACGGCCGGGCGGGCCGGTGGTGGACGCCGTGGCTGTTCCTGGCCCCGGCACTGCTCCTCTTCCTGTACTTCAAGTTCATCCCCATGGCCAGCGCGCTGACCATGTCCTTCCAGGACGTCCAGCCCTATCTCGGAAACAAGTGGGTCGGCACCGAGAACTACTCCACGGTGCTCCACTCCGACGGCTTCCGCGAGGCCGCGTGGCACACCGTCGTCCTCGCCGCCGGGCAGACGGCCGGCTCGATGGCTCTCGGCCTGGTGCTCGCGCTGCTGATGGAAGGACAGGGCCGCCGACTGGGATTCGTGCGTTCCGCGGCGTTCCTGCCGGTCGTGGTGCCGATCGCGGTCGTCGCCGAGCTATGGCGGATCATGTACCACCCGACCGGGGACGGAATGCTCAACTCCATCCTCGGCCTGGTGGGGCTCGGCCCCTCGGGATTCATCAACGACCCCGACACATCGATGGCCTCCATCATGCTCACCGGCATCTGGCGGGGCGCCCCGTACGACATGATGATCTTCCTCGCCGGGCTTACGAGTGTGGACCGCGGTCTGTACGAGGCGGCGAAGGTCGACGGTGCCTCCAGGCTGCAGCGGGTATGGCATGTGACGGTGCCCGGACTGCGGTCGGTGTTCTCGATCCTGTTCATCCTCGCCGCGATCCGCGGACTGCGCGTGTTCACCGAGGTGTTCCTGCTCACCAACGGCGGGCCCGACGGCTCCACCGAGGTCGTGATGACCCTGATCTACAAGCTCGGGCTGGAGCAGAACCGACTTGGCGTCGGCGCGGCGGGGGCCGTCCTTCTGTTCATCGCGACGCTGATCCTGACAGTCGTCGTCCACCTGTTGCGACGGAGGGAGAGCAAATGA
- a CDS encoding polysaccharide lyase 6 family protein, whose translation MQRRTFLMGTAAGAALVAVPTDGLLTASATAAPAAVGSLDELQAAIDHARPGDRIIVADGRYTVPSDRPVTIRNKQGTERAPVTVVAQSRGGVVLDGAHSFVFDRSSHITVSGFSFRQSSTLEIPETCSHIRLTRNDFQLADIEGVHWVMVRADDSSVDHNHFHGKSTLGIYLGVEGAGTEEMAQRVHIHRNYFSDHSFTGDNGGEPIRLGVSPRALSSAHAVVEYNLFERANGDPEAISVKSSDNVIRYNTIRDSFGGIVLRHGNRNRVDGNHLVSGTEGLRIYGNDHLIVNNYLAGLSGRALVIGSGSERDHLPGEPAAERRGNDAPDRVVIAYNTLLNNGQTLSGESQRPHEPRDVTVADNLLVADSGELVAMANTVRFTWSGNILWGAAADGNIPAGGYTRIDPKLLTGPDGIARPAPDSPVIDAGTLRWPPVTHDIDGDPRGRARDVGADEYTNRPPRRRPLTPADVGPYAR comes from the coding sequence ATGCAACGACGCACGTTCCTCATGGGTACCGCGGCAGGGGCGGCGCTGGTCGCCGTCCCCACCGACGGTCTCCTGACCGCGAGCGCGACGGCGGCCCCGGCCGCCGTCGGCTCGCTGGACGAGCTCCAGGCCGCGATCGACCATGCACGACCCGGCGACCGGATCATCGTCGCCGACGGCAGATACACCGTCCCGTCGGACAGGCCCGTCACCATCCGGAACAAGCAGGGCACCGAGCGCGCGCCCGTGACGGTCGTCGCCCAGTCCCGCGGCGGCGTCGTCCTCGACGGCGCCCACAGCTTCGTCTTCGACCGGTCCAGCCACATCACCGTCAGCGGCTTCTCCTTCCGTCAGAGCAGCACCTTGGAGATCCCCGAGACCTGCTCGCACATCAGGCTCACCCGCAACGATTTCCAGCTCGCTGACATCGAGGGCGTGCACTGGGTGATGGTGCGTGCGGACGACAGCTCGGTCGACCACAACCACTTCCACGGCAAGAGCACGCTCGGCATCTACCTCGGTGTCGAGGGCGCGGGCACGGAGGAGATGGCCCAGCGCGTCCACATCCACCGGAACTACTTCTCCGACCACAGCTTCACCGGTGACAACGGCGGTGAGCCGATCCGGCTCGGCGTCAGCCCCCGGGCGCTGTCCAGCGCCCACGCGGTCGTGGAGTACAACCTGTTCGAGCGGGCCAACGGCGACCCGGAGGCGATCTCCGTCAAGAGCTCGGACAACGTCATCCGGTACAACACCATTCGCGACAGCTTCGGCGGGATCGTCCTGCGGCACGGAAACCGCAACCGGGTGGACGGCAACCATCTCGTCAGCGGCACGGAAGGCCTGCGGATCTACGGCAACGACCACCTGATCGTCAACAACTACCTCGCCGGACTGTCCGGGCGGGCCCTGGTGATCGGCAGCGGCTCGGAGCGCGACCACCTTCCCGGGGAGCCGGCCGCCGAGCGTCGTGGCAACGACGCACCCGACCGGGTCGTCATCGCGTACAACACCCTGCTGAACAACGGGCAGACGCTCTCCGGAGAGAGCCAACGCCCCCACGAGCCGCGGGACGTGACCGTCGCCGACAACCTGCTCGTCGCGGACTCGGGGGAACTGGTCGCGATGGCGAACACGGTACGTTTCACCTGGTCGGGCAACATCCTGTGGGGTGCGGCCGCCGACGGCAACATCCCGGCCGGTGGCTACACCCGTATCGACCCGAAGCTGCTCACAGGCCCGGACGGCATCGCCCGGCCGGCCCCGGACAGCCCGGTGATCGACGCGGGCACGCTCAGGTGGCCGCCCGTCACCCACGACATCGACGGGGACCCGCGCGGGCGGGCCCGGGACGTGGGCGCCGACGAGTACACGAACAGGCCACCCAGGCGCCGGCCGCTGACCCCGGCCGACGTCGGCCCCTACGCTCGCTGA
- a CDS encoding alpha-L-fucosidase, giving the protein MTPSTDTPSVYPSAPAAPSDPAVTPETTWFTTDRFGMFVHWGLYSLAARHEWVKNREKLTDEQYQVYFDHFDPDRYDPVQWAKEARAAGMRYVVLTTKHHDGFCLWDSALTDYKVTNTPHGRDLVGPFVEACRAEGLKVGLYYSLIDWHHPSFPVDGTHPQRDDEEFKAATADRDIRDYQRYLHGQVRELLTSFGRVDYLFFDFSYAGRSWWGGKGPHDWDSPKLLETIRELQPHVLVNDRTGLPGDFVTPEQYQPSGPMTKDGQPVLWEACQTLNGSWGYDRDNLDYKSADLLIRMLVDGVSKGGNLLLNVGPTGRGDLDPRAVAVLGEIGRWMELHERSVHGCGPSPYTAPTECRYTQRGDRLYVHLFAWPLRHLHLPGLAGRVRYAQLLNDASEIAQVHIDPDRPALNTEMGGQPAGTLTLQVPVQRPDTPVPVIELYLDTPADPADG; this is encoded by the coding sequence ATGACCCCGAGCACTGACACCCCATCGGTGTACCCGTCCGCGCCCGCCGCGCCCTCGGATCCTGCGGTGACCCCGGAGACGACCTGGTTCACCACTGACCGGTTCGGCATGTTCGTCCACTGGGGCCTGTACTCCCTCGCCGCACGGCACGAGTGGGTCAAGAACCGGGAGAAGCTCACCGACGAGCAATACCAGGTCTACTTCGACCACTTCGATCCCGACCGCTACGACCCCGTCCAGTGGGCCAAGGAGGCCAGAGCGGCGGGCATGCGGTACGTCGTCCTGACCACCAAGCACCACGACGGCTTCTGCCTGTGGGACAGCGCCCTCACCGACTACAAGGTCACCAACACCCCGCATGGCCGCGACCTCGTCGGGCCGTTCGTCGAAGCGTGCCGCGCCGAAGGGCTCAAGGTCGGCCTCTACTACTCCCTGATCGACTGGCACCACCCGTCCTTTCCCGTGGACGGCACCCATCCGCAGCGTGACGACGAGGAGTTCAAGGCCGCGACCGCCGACCGCGACATCCGCGACTACCAGCGCTATCTGCACGGCCAGGTCCGTGAACTGCTCACGTCCTTCGGACGCGTCGACTACCTGTTCTTCGACTTCTCGTACGCGGGCCGCAGTTGGTGGGGCGGCAAGGGCCCGCACGACTGGGATTCCCCGAAGCTTCTGGAGACGATCCGCGAACTCCAGCCGCACGTCCTCGTCAATGACAGGACCGGCCTTCCCGGCGACTTCGTCACGCCCGAGCAGTACCAGCCCTCAGGCCCCATGACCAAGGACGGGCAGCCTGTGCTGTGGGAGGCATGCCAGACGCTGAACGGAAGCTGGGGCTACGACCGCGACAACCTCGACTACAAGAGCGCCGACCTGCTGATCCGCATGCTCGTCGACGGGGTGTCCAAGGGCGGCAACCTGCTGCTCAACGTCGGCCCCACCGGCCGCGGCGACCTCGACCCGCGCGCCGTCGCCGTCCTCGGGGAAATCGGCAGGTGGATGGAGCTGCACGAGCGGTCGGTCCACGGCTGCGGCCCGTCCCCGTACACCGCCCCCACCGAGTGCCGGTACACCCAGCGCGGCGACCGGCTCTACGTCCACCTGTTCGCCTGGCCGTTGCGCCATCTGCACCTGCCGGGACTCGCCGGCCGGGTGCGCTACGCCCAGTTGCTGAACGACGCGTCCGAGATCGCCCAGGTCCATATCGACCCGGACCGGCCCGCGCTCAACACCGAGATGGGCGGGCAGCCCGCCGGAACGCTCACGCTCCAGGTCCCCGTCCAGCGCCCCGACACCCCCGTGCCCGTCATCGAGCTGTACCTGGACACTCCGGCCGACCCGGCCGACGGCTGA
- a CDS encoding alpha/beta fold hydrolase, producing MTEQHRTSPAPQAAEVQLSAGPVEYQDTGGDGPVVVLLHGVAMDGSLWRHVVADLSSDYRCVVPTLPLGGHRRPMKPAADLSVLGVARLVAEFLDALDLADVTLVMSDWGGAQALVADGRDQRIGRLVITSCEAFDNFPPGLPGSNLHTSAKLPGGLRLAFSLLKAKPMRRLPMTWGWMSKRPVPHEVMDAWFRPLWTSKEIRRDLRKYVLGVPPRSELLRWAEKLRDFDRPALVAWAAEDKVMPPEHGRRLAEMLPKGELVEIADSYTLIPEDQPQQLARHIRNFLRNS from the coding sequence GTGACCGAACAGCACCGCACATCGCCGGCACCGCAAGCGGCCGAAGTCCAACTGTCCGCAGGCCCGGTGGAGTACCAGGACACCGGTGGTGACGGCCCCGTCGTCGTCCTGCTGCACGGCGTGGCCATGGACGGCTCGCTCTGGCGGCATGTCGTCGCCGATCTGAGCTCCGATTACCGATGTGTTGTACCGACCTTGCCGCTCGGTGGCCACCGTCGGCCCATGAAGCCGGCCGCCGACCTGTCGGTCCTCGGTGTGGCCCGGCTGGTCGCGGAGTTCCTCGATGCGCTCGATCTCGCCGATGTCACCCTCGTGATGAGTGACTGGGGCGGAGCGCAGGCTCTCGTTGCGGACGGGCGGGATCAGCGGATCGGAAGGCTTGTCATCACGTCCTGCGAGGCGTTCGACAACTTTCCGCCGGGGCTGCCCGGGAGCAACCTCCACACCTCTGCGAAACTGCCCGGCGGGCTGAGATTGGCCTTCTCCCTGCTGAAGGCGAAGCCGATGCGGCGGCTGCCCATGACCTGGGGGTGGATGAGCAAGCGTCCGGTGCCGCACGAGGTGATGGACGCGTGGTTCCGACCGCTGTGGACGTCGAAGGAGATCCGGCGGGATCTGCGGAAGTACGTCCTCGGCGTGCCGCCCAGGAGCGAACTCCTGCGGTGGGCGGAGAAGTTGCGCGACTTCGACCGCCCGGCGCTGGTGGCCTGGGCGGCCGAGGACAAGGTCATGCCACCCGAGCACGGGCGCAGGCTCGCCGAGATGCTGCCCAAGGGTGAACTCGTGGAGATCGCCGACAGCTACACCCTCATTCCCGAGGACCAGCCGCAACAACTCGCCCGGCATATCAGGAACTTCTTGCGGAACTCCTGA
- a CDS encoding sugar ABC transporter substrate-binding protein, giving the protein MKRSRWVGAGFLASALVLTSCTSGPAGVDAKQDSKAPLELWVRTTPGGPGEQGTLRVAAAFEKATGYKVEVTAIFDDFETKLQQRAAQKNLPDIVMNDVTQLGAMHSQGLLREIDLDKVKSSKQAVGQALDSGKSVDGKQFGLPYSAQASALLIRKDWREKLKLQVPQNWDDFAAMAEAFTTRDPDGDGKKNTFGLAAPLSTKRGYASWYFSNFLWAAGGDFITETGDGKYKPAMTTKQSVEAVQWFRGLGCKDKVIQPGAVTMETPPTNETFEAGRTGMFVVGPYLMPRFDETLGKDKYEVVPMPKGPKDATVLAEGGSIYLMAGSENRAGQDAFADFAISTEGQKTGMQGDTGFTVQLPVNKTVDISKVRPDPRWTTYATAYQNSGRYAPSIPNWTPVRQTTAETINALMADCDLDVETKLGELDKQLADILKEQGIAAS; this is encoded by the coding sequence ATGAAGAGATCGCGGTGGGTCGGTGCGGGTTTTCTCGCTTCGGCACTGGTCCTCACCAGCTGTACATCCGGGCCTGCGGGAGTGGACGCCAAGCAGGACTCCAAGGCACCGCTCGAGCTATGGGTCAGGACGACACCGGGCGGACCGGGAGAGCAGGGCACGCTCAGAGTCGCTGCCGCCTTCGAGAAGGCCACGGGCTACAAAGTCGAGGTCACGGCCATCTTCGACGACTTCGAGACCAAGCTGCAGCAGCGGGCCGCGCAGAAGAACCTCCCCGACATCGTCATGAACGATGTGACGCAGCTCGGTGCCATGCACAGCCAAGGCCTGCTCCGGGAGATCGATCTGGACAAGGTCAAGAGCAGTAAGCAGGCCGTCGGCCAGGCGCTGGACTCCGGCAAGAGCGTGGACGGTAAGCAGTTCGGCCTGCCGTACTCGGCGCAGGCGTCCGCGCTGCTCATCCGCAAGGACTGGCGGGAGAAACTGAAGCTCCAGGTCCCGCAGAACTGGGACGACTTTGCCGCGATGGCCGAAGCCTTCACCACCAGGGACCCCGACGGTGACGGCAAGAAGAACACCTTCGGCCTCGCCGCTCCCCTGTCCACCAAGCGCGGATACGCCTCCTGGTACTTCTCCAACTTCCTCTGGGCCGCGGGCGGAGATTTCATCACAGAGACCGGAGACGGCAAGTACAAGCCCGCGATGACCACGAAGCAATCGGTCGAGGCCGTGCAGTGGTTCCGCGGCCTCGGCTGCAAGGACAAGGTCATCCAGCCCGGTGCCGTAACCATGGAAACCCCGCCCACGAATGAGACGTTCGAGGCGGGCCGGACCGGCATGTTCGTCGTCGGCCCGTACCTCATGCCTCGCTTCGATGAAACCCTTGGCAAGGACAAGTACGAGGTCGTGCCGATGCCCAAGGGTCCGAAGGACGCCACCGTGCTTGCCGAGGGCGGCTCCATCTACCTGATGGCGGGCTCCGAGAACCGGGCGGGCCAGGACGCCTTCGCCGACTTCGCCATCTCCACCGAGGGCCAGAAGACCGGGATGCAGGGCGACACCGGCTTCACCGTGCAGCTGCCCGTCAACAAGACGGTGGACATCTCCAAGGTCCGCCCCGACCCCCGCTGGACGACCTACGCCACGGCGTACCAGAACTCCGGGCGGTACGCACCGTCCATCCCGAACTGGACCCCGGTGCGGCAGACGACCGCGGAGACCATCAACGCACTGATGGCCGACTGCGACCTGGACGTCGAGACCAAGTTGGGCGAGCTCGACAAGCAGCTCGCCGACATCCTCAAGGAACAGGGAATCGCCGCGTCATGA
- a CDS encoding sugar phosphate isomerase/epimerase family protein: MTRLGLCSVTFRRLPAAEVARCAADAGLEVVEWGADVHAPPEEPGIVRAARDASDRYRLACCSYGSYFRATPGELAEFPAVARAAVLLGAPRVRVWAGGVGSRAATPQERRGIVACLREAARIAADHGLELALEFHSMTLSDTVASTLRLLDEVGADNLRTYWQPPLDAPDEEAVAGLAELGDRVSAVHVFSWWPGNRRLRLADREGLWAGVFDLLKGRSEGLEALLEFVPGDDPAVLAREAATLRRAATHRPGPPA; this comes from the coding sequence GTGACCAGGCTGGGTCTGTGCTCGGTCACCTTCCGGCGGCTGCCCGCCGCCGAGGTCGCACGCTGCGCCGCGGACGCGGGCCTGGAGGTGGTCGAGTGGGGAGCGGACGTGCATGCGCCTCCGGAGGAGCCCGGCATTGTCCGCGCGGCCCGTGACGCTTCCGACAGGTACCGGCTCGCCTGCTGCTCGTACGGCTCGTACTTCCGCGCCACCCCGGGCGAACTGGCCGAATTTCCGGCGGTCGCCCGTGCCGCGGTGCTCCTCGGGGCGCCGCGGGTGCGGGTCTGGGCGGGCGGAGTCGGGTCGCGGGCCGCCACGCCGCAGGAGCGGCGCGGGATCGTGGCCTGCCTGCGGGAGGCTGCCAGGATCGCCGCGGACCACGGGTTGGAGCTCGCGCTGGAGTTCCATTCGATGACCCTCAGCGACACCGTCGCCTCTACCCTTCGGCTGCTGGACGAGGTGGGAGCGGACAATCTCCGCACTTACTGGCAGCCGCCGCTCGACGCTCCCGACGAGGAGGCGGTGGCGGGGCTTGCCGAGCTCGGCGACCGGGTCAGCGCGGTGCATGTTTTCTCGTGGTGGCCGGGCAATCGCCGACTGCGGCTGGCAGATCGTGAGGGCCTGTGGGCCGGAGTCTTCGACCTGCTGAAGGGGCGGAGCGAGGGGCTTGAGGCGCTCTTGGAGTTCGTGCCCGGCGACGACCCCGCCGTGCTGGCGCGCGAGGCCGCGACCCTGCGGCGCGCGGCAACTCACCGACCTGGTCCTCCGGCGTAG
- a CDS encoding hydroxyacid dehydrogenase, with protein MNEPAPRPTALLVMEEERRADVYPREVLAEIDRLVHRQGPPLTRQQLDEDPDVLGRIDVLLTGWGAPVLDAAFLSRAPQLQAVLVAAGSVRHLTTPAFWARGIPIVSAAAANAIPVAEFTLAQVLLGLKQVHRITREVASSRRFPHNPKVPGAYRSRVGLMGLGHIGRLVAAHLSRFDIEILATDPIASADTARRTGVRLVGIEELFATCHVVSLHAPLLPETRGTIGARLLNSLGPGATLINTARGALIDERAAVEVLRARPDLTAVLDVTHPEPPARDSPLFTLPNVVLTPHLGGALGAERHRLGQLVLDELRRFTEDQPLQYAIDPTRAASLA; from the coding sequence ATGAACGAGCCGGCACCCAGACCGACAGCACTGCTGGTCATGGAGGAAGAACGCAGGGCAGACGTCTATCCCCGCGAGGTTCTGGCCGAAATCGACCGGCTCGTGCACCGGCAGGGTCCACCTCTCACACGGCAGCAGCTCGACGAGGATCCCGACGTGCTGGGACGGATCGACGTCCTGCTCACGGGCTGGGGCGCGCCCGTCCTCGATGCCGCCTTCTTGTCGCGCGCCCCTCAGCTGCAGGCCGTCCTCGTCGCGGCGGGCTCCGTGCGGCACCTGACCACGCCCGCTTTCTGGGCACGCGGTATTCCGATCGTCTCCGCGGCCGCGGCCAACGCCATTCCGGTGGCGGAGTTCACCCTCGCCCAGGTCCTCCTCGGGCTGAAGCAGGTACACCGCATCACCCGGGAGGTGGCGAGCAGCCGTCGCTTTCCTCACAATCCCAAGGTCCCGGGTGCCTACCGGTCACGCGTGGGCTTGATGGGGCTCGGGCACATCGGTCGTCTCGTCGCGGCCCACCTCAGCCGCTTCGACATCGAGATCCTCGCCACGGACCCCATCGCCTCCGCAGACACCGCCCGGCGGACGGGCGTCCGGCTCGTCGGCATCGAGGAGCTCTTTGCCACCTGCCACGTCGTCAGTCTTCACGCACCACTCCTGCCTGAGACCCGCGGCACGATCGGGGCACGGCTGTTGAACTCCCTGGGGCCGGGCGCGACGCTTATCAACACCGCGCGTGGCGCGCTCATCGACGAGCGAGCCGCAGTGGAGGTCCTGCGTGCCAGACCCGACCTCACCGCTGTACTCGATGTCACGCACCCGGAGCCTCCGGCCCGTGACTCGCCACTCTTCACCCTTCCCAACGTTGTCCTGACACCCCACCTCGGCGGCGCCCTCGGGGCCGAACGTCACCGTCTCGGACAGCTTGTGCTCGACGAACTCCGCCGCTTCACGGAGGACCAGCCTCTTCAGTACGCCATCGACCCCACCCGCGCCGCGTCCCTGGCCTGA
- a CDS encoding carbohydrate ABC transporter permease, whose product MNAPTETALGLTESRSMGGRILKAVTYLLVLIVFAGPLMALLVSAFSHVKDPTQLSVIPSGPTLDNFRIAFDQGVLAYLLNSFFVVGFGLLLQVAVSVLAGYALARKVFPGMTLVLVAILATLMLPEEILALPLSLILADLPIVHFNLIGTLAGMIVPLGAWGFSILVMTEFMKDVPRELEEAARIDGAGDLRIFAQIILPMCKPALGVIGVFGFTMIWDQYLLPLLVSTNSSSYTLPLALRTLRIDPAVTPGVVMAASLLALLPSVIVFLFFQRSFVHGLSSGALKG is encoded by the coding sequence ATGAACGCGCCGACCGAGACCGCGCTGGGCCTGACCGAGAGCAGGAGCATGGGCGGGCGGATCCTGAAGGCCGTCACCTACCTGCTGGTCCTGATCGTCTTCGCCGGGCCCTTGATGGCCCTGCTGGTCAGCGCCTTCAGCCACGTCAAGGACCCGACACAGCTGAGCGTCATCCCCTCGGGCCCCACTCTGGACAACTTCAGGATCGCCTTCGACCAGGGCGTGCTCGCGTACCTGCTGAATTCGTTCTTCGTGGTCGGCTTCGGACTGCTGCTCCAGGTGGCTGTCTCCGTCCTGGCCGGATACGCGCTGGCCAGGAAAGTCTTCCCCGGGATGACGCTGGTGCTTGTCGCCATCCTGGCAACGCTGATGCTGCCTGAGGAGATCCTGGCCCTCCCGCTGTCCCTGATCCTCGCCGACCTGCCGATCGTCCACTTCAACCTCATCGGCACCCTGGCCGGAATGATCGTCCCGTTGGGCGCCTGGGGATTCTCCATCCTGGTGATGACCGAGTTCATGAAGGACGTGCCCCGGGAACTCGAAGAGGCCGCTCGTATCGACGGTGCCGGCGACCTGCGCATCTTTGCCCAGATCATCCTGCCGATGTGCAAGCCCGCGCTCGGGGTCATCGGGGTCTTCGGCTTCACCATGATCTGGGACCAGTACCTGCTGCCCCTGCTCGTCTCCACCAACTCCTCCTCCTACACCCTCCCCCTGGCGTTGCGAACCCTGCGGATCGACCCCGCAGTCACTCCCGGAGTGGTGATGGCCGCTTCCCTGCTGGCCCTTCTTCCCTCCGTGATCGTCTTCCTGTTCTTCCAGCGCTCCTTCGTCCACGGTCTGTCCTCCGGCGCCCTGAAGGGCTGA